The Loxodonta africana isolate mLoxAfr1 chromosome 1, mLoxAfr1.hap2, whole genome shotgun sequence genomic sequence CTTGCTCACATCCCTGCCCTTCTCCCACTCCTCTTTCTTCAACCTGCCTCCAGGATGCACCTTTGTTCACGTCTTTTTTTCCAAGTCAAAGAGGAGGAACATCTGTCTGTCAAAGCAGAAGTGCCAGGATGCTCTGGTGTGCCTGCCTGCTTCACACTGACAACCCATCTTGGCCTGCAGGGTGAGAGGAGCTGCCTCCTAAGGAGAGAGAGATCACTTCTCGTCCTGACCAATTCTTTTCCCCTGCTTGACATCCATTTCCTCTGCTCCACTCTTACTTCCTGCCTTGAGTTGTCCTTACCCTTGCTGAGGGTCCTCTTGAGTGGGATCAACTTACAgttttttaaaacatgaagaCAATAATAGCACCCAGTTATTCAACATCTGCGCTTCTCTTGCCCTCCCCCATGTGACCATCTGCAAGCATGGGGCCTTCTCACACTTACTCCTGTAGTTTAATGTCAGGCAGTAGCTTTTTGAGCTCAGCTCCCATATCTTTCAGAGTTTCGGTCTGTTTTTCCCATTTCTTTGTGGCATCTTCATCctcagggaacccaaggttatgACTTTGTTGCTGCCACAGTCATAATGAAGAAAAATCTTTTCATCTACCTGGCCTTGAACCTCACAGCATCGCTGTCCAGGTAGGGACTTAAACATGATGGTGAAGTTGTAGCAAAGACAGTGAGTGTCTGTGAGAGAACATCTCAGGTGATGTTGTGGTGTGGAGAAGAGGACCCATTAGATACCCTGTCACTGTCTCCATGACAACAATAGCACCCACAATAGGGCTGGGCTGGCAGAGAAAGGAATGCCCTTTCCTGGCACTCCCTGTTCCATCAACACCTGAATTTTTCCTGAGCACAGCCCTCCCTGTGTCTCATGGTGATAAATGACACACGGTGAACTCTGATGCAACCCTGAAGACTTTTCATGGGACATTTGTGAACATATCATTAATGTTTGTCCTCTAGGAGCTCACCCTCCAGCAGAAAAGACTGGAAACAGACAGTGTTATAAGAAAAATGACAATGACAGGGACCCCCAGAATGTGCTTCCTGTAGAAGAACCTGGCAACAGCAGCGAGGTCCTTGTGTGTCTGTACCTGTTGGGCCCAGTGCCCAGGGAAGGTCTACTGGACATGAAGCCAAGGTGGAAGGGAAGAGAGGATTTCATTACTTAGGGGTGGTAGGGTGGAGAATTCCAAAAGCAAGGTTTCCACACTATTCCAGGGACTTAGGAGAGCAGCCAACTGGAAAGGACACATACAGTGATTGGTGAGACCCAGGACTAGAGTGTCTCAGAGAACCTTGGCCCTGTAACAACATATGCGTCATGTGAGCACCCAAGACTGTCTCACACATCTGAAACCCAGAGACTCAcaccaaaaataaagaagaaaagcttCAACAACCTAGGTCACAGGTAGAAAACCGCAAAACAGtccacctccctccccccttgaACCAAGGGACACCCTCCCCCTACAGGTGAGGAACCCCAACAGCACAGATGAGTTTGATTCAGGGAGAGAAGAGATCATTCCTCCAGAAAAGAACAAGACAATGTGCAAAGCTGTTAGTGGTAATGACTTTGCTGTGACAAACAACATTGCAGTGGACAATCACGTTTTTTGAGGTATTTCCCTTCTGAGGTTGCATACAACATGCAACTGGTGATATCATTCACAAGGACATGGTCATGATTCAGAAAGTACTTGGTTTTCCACAATAAAGGAGAAGATggaaaatgttctctttgctgaGATTTCCTGTTCCAGCCATGAGAAGGTCCAGTGCAAGAGTTGTATCAGTAGCACCAAGGGAACAAGGCACAATATGATCAGGGAAAGAGTAGAAGAGGATTGTCATCCATGGACACGGGGACTATGATGTTGCATCTGCAGGATCAGCAGAACCTGCTGGAGGCTCAGGATCTGCTCTAAGATTTGACCCTCCTAATGGTTGAGAGATGAAGAGCTGGCGATAGAAGAGCTACCGGCCCAGTAGGGAGAGGAAGTGATTGGACTAGACCACAGTCCTTGGGGCTTCTTGGTACCATTTTCAGAAAGGAAACACATGTTTGTGCAAGTCACTGAGGAAAAGCTGGGTCAGTTCTCTTGGGGTTCCCTTCCTCATTACTCCCCATCTCATAGCCTGCCTTCACTGAGGCCATGTACTTCCCTTCTGTTCCCCTTTACTCTGTGTCCTGCAGCCTGTACCCATCCATCTTCcctccttttctgcatcaacagtGTCAGCCCAGACCTGGCTACAGATGGCTAGGGCTCAGGCCTAGAGTGAGGACTGAATGCATCTTCTCCCTTACTCAGGTCCTAGTTTCCTTTTGAGATATTCTTCAAGAATAGTCACATCCTTACTCTTCTTCCACTTCTCTTTCATTGATCTGAAGCCAGCATGAACCTCTGTCCACTTTATTTTCTCCCTGTCCATGTGGAGGAACATATTTCTGTCAAAGTCTTACTGCCAGGATGCACTGATGCACCTGCCTGCCCCTTGCTGATGAATACATCTTGTCCTGCATGGTGAGAGGAGTTGCCCTTCTTGGAGACGGATCACCCTCTAGTCTTATCCAATCCATTGCCCCCACCTGTCATTCACTTCCTCTGGTCTCTTTTTTCCTGCCCTactctgtcttccaaggctcaCCCTTATTGCAGGCCTCTTGGTTGAGGCCAACTTCTACTTTTTTGTAACACAAGCACAATAGCAAACCATCCCTTTAATAGCTGTTCTTCTCTTGTCTTCACCCTCTTGACCATCTCCATGCACTGGGTCATCTCAAACTTACCTCTGGTTATGTAATTCTCCAGATTAATGTCAGGTAGTTGCTTTTTCAGTCCTTTTGCCATGGCTCTCAGAATCTCGGTTGTTCAACCCACCTTCATGACATGCACAATCATCTCCAGGGGCCTCAAGGTTATGGCCTGTTGCTACCACTGTCATAGTGAAGAAACAAACTTTTATGTCCCTGGCCTTGGACCTCACACCAAGGCTGTCCAAATGAGGACTTAGAAATGATGGTGAAGTTGTAGAAAAGAGAATGAATGTCTGTGAGGGTTAATCTCAGGTGAGGGCTAAGGTGGGGCAAAGAGGATTTATATGCCACCCTCGACTGAAcctctggaaaccttggtggcgtagtggttaagaggtacagctgctaaccaaaatgtcagtagttcaaatccaccaggcactccttggaaaccctaggggcagttctactctctcctatagggttgctaatagttggaattgattcgacagcaaagggtttgggttttcttggaACTAATCTCTGTGACATCAAGAGAATCCTGCTTCAGGGCTAGTGGCAGAGAAAGAAGGGCCCCTTCCTGTCACAGCCCCTATATAACCAGCTGTGGAATTCTTCCTTAGTTCTGTCTTCCATGTGACTTTCTTTGAGGTTCTGTGAGAGATGCCACATGGTGAACTCTGATGCACCTCTGGACTCTTAACAGTGCTGATGATAGGAGATTCATGAACATACAAGACAGTGTCTGTCCTTCTGGCCCTCACAGTCCAGTGTAGAGGAATGGAAGCAGACACTGTGTATCAATGGAAGTCACAACAACAGGGACACCCAGGATGTGATTCATGCACAGTCACTGGGCCTTGATAACAACAGAAGGGTCATGGTGTGTCTGCACCTGCCTAGTTTCCGGGAAGTGTGTTCTTGGGCTGAATCCAATGTGGAGGGGAAAGGGCGAGCTCTTTAACCAAGTGGGATCTGAAGGGAGGAGAACAGCTGTGGGAGGAGGATTCATATAGGAAATTGACAAAACACATGAATAGAGATTCCCAGAGATATTACCTTGGAGTAACATACACCCCCCACAAGTGAACGCACCAAGACTGACACACACACCTGAATTCAAGAGAGACTAAcatcaaagaaaagaaagaaaaactgactAATCTAGTTAACACGTTCAAATCCGCACAAGGCGGACCCCACCCCTCCCTGAACCAAACACACCCTCTTCCTGAAGATGAGGGACACCAACAGCACAGATGAAGTGAACTCAGGGAGAGAAGAGGTCGTTTCCTCCACAAAAGAACAAGGCAAAGAAAATGTGTAAAGCTGTAGATATtaatgactttgggcaagttgcttaggTTTTGTAAAAGAGTGGAGAGTTGGGGCAACAATACCAACAAGTTCATTAACAATGACCACAAACATGAACAGAGCACATACTTTATGTGAGCATAAAGGACGGAGTGTCATGGGATGAACGCAGGACTTGATGTCTGAAGACCTAGGATCATGTCCTTTGGGGCATGAGGCAAGTATCTTAATGGCTCAGGACAGGTGTCTTAACCTCACAGTGTCCTGGACTGGGACCTAAGAAACACAGTGGGTCCTCCttcccatattttttattttgtttttgatgagCTTAACTGAGAAACTTCTAGTGACATGTCTTTGTAAAAGGCATAGTTTAAAACAAACTTTTGACTTTAGTGGTCTATATGGTTGAGaaccaccactcttctgtcagtttgtcatgctgtggtagcCTGTGTGTTGCttttatgctggaagctatgccacccttAGTTCAAATAGCAGCTGAGTCACCCATAGTGGAAGACTCTTaacaagagggattgacacagtggctgcaatgatgggcttatgcgcagcagtgattgtgaggatggctcaggaccagcactgttttgttctgttttacatagggtcagtatgagtcggagttgactcaacggcacctaacaacaacaacaaaactcacagttgacagatttcagcagagcttccagactaagacagagtgggaagaaggacctggagatctacttctgaaaaaattgaccagtgaaatccttatggaTAACTGTGGAACATcatctgatataatgctggaatatgagcccttcaggttggagggcactcaaaatacactggggaagagctgcttcctgaAAGTAGTGTTCatcttaatgacttggatggagtaaatcttttggaaccttcatttgctgatgtggcatgactaaaaatgagaagaaacagatgaaaatatccattaataattggaatgtggaatgtaggaagttatgaatcaaggaaaattggaagttgtcaaaaatgaaatggaatgcttgaatatcaatatcctaggcattaatgagctgaaatggactggtattggccattttgaatcagataatcatatgggcatgtagggaatgacaaattgaagaggtacAGTGTcccattcattatcaaaaagagcatttcaggaACTGTGCTGAAAAACAACACTGTCAGATAAAGGATAATAtcaatatgcctacaaagaagaccagttaatacaagtatgattcaaatttacataccaaccactaggactaaagatgaagaaacagaaggttttaccaacttctgcagtctgaaattgatcaaacgtgcaatcaagatgcattgataactattgATTAATggactgtgaaagctggaacaaagaagaaggattgtagCTGGAATATATGgccgtggtgatagaaatgattccAGAATTCACATGATAAAATGTGCTAGATCAACGATGTATTCATTGGAAAAACCTTTCTTTAAGAACATAAACAGTGAGCACATACATGCATCTCTCTGGATAGAATACAAAGgcataaaattgactacatcagtggaaagagatgatggagaagctcaagatcatcagtcagagcaaggcaaGGGACTAGGTGCAgaaagaccatcaattactcatacgcaaattcaggttgaagctgaagaaaattaaaacaagtccattagACCCAAAGTatgtccttgagtatatcccacctgagtttagcgATCATCTCAAGATTGGATTTGtggcgttgaacactaatgactgaagaccagaagagttgtgggatgacgtccaggacatcatacatgaagaaaggaaaaggtcattgaaaagacaggaaagaaagaaaagaccaaaatggatgtcagaagatactctaaAACTTACCCCAGAActtacagtagctaaagtgagcagaagaaatgatgaagtaaaagacctgaagagAGGATTTCAAAGAGTGTCTTGAGAAtgcaaataaagtattataatgaaatgtccaaagatctggagttagaaatcccaaaaggaagaacatgcttggcatttctgaagtgaatagaactgaagaaaaaaattcaagccttgagttgcaatactgaaggagtcTATGAGCAAAAAAtcgaaagatgcaggaagcatcaaaagaagatggaaggaatacacagaatcactgtaccaaaggaattggtcgacattcaaccatttcaggaggtagtgtttgatcaagaactgatggtactgaaagaagtccaagctgtactgaaggcattggcaaaaaaaaaaaaaaaaaaaaaaaaggctccaggaattgatggaataccaattgagatcttTTAACAAACACatgcaactctggaagcactgattcctctatgccaagacattttgGGAGACAgcgacctggccaactgactggaagagattcatatatgtgcccattccagagagaggtgattcaacagaatgcagaaattatcgaaaaatgtcattaatatcacacacaagtaaaaaatTCTAAAGCAGTTGCAGCTATACAttgacaaagaactgccagaaattcaagccgaattcagaagaggatgtggaaggagggataccattgctgacaTGAGagggatcttggctaaaagcagagaataccagaaagatgtttatctgtgttttattgactatgcaaaggcagtagactgtgtggatcataaaaaattatggataacatggtgtcttaatcatctagtgctgctgtaacagaaataccacaggtggatggcttgaacaaagagatgtctgttctctcacagtccagtaggctagaagtccatccaaattcagggcacaggctctagggaaaggctttctctctctgtcagctctggaggaaggtccttgtcatcagtcttctcttggtctgggagcatctcagtgcaggaatctcaggtccaaaggacgtactctgctcctggcactgctttcttggtggtatgaggtcccccatgtctctctgcttgcctttctcttttatatttcaaaagattttggtttaagacactacctaatcttgtagacctcatcagtataactgctgataatctatcttgttacatcatagtgatagcatttacaacatataggaaaatcacataaaatggtggacaatcacataaaatgatggacacTCACAGagtgctgagaatcatggctccgCTGaagtgacagatattttgggggacacaattcaatccatgacacatggtgaagattgggaattccagaacatttaattatgctcctgcaggacctgtacatagatcaaaaggcagtcgtttCAACAGAATAAGagaatactgcttggtttaaaatcaggaaaggtgtacgtcagggttgtatcctttcaccatacttattcaatctgtacgcttaGCTGATAatcgagaaactggactacatgaagaagaatgcctcatcaggactggaggaagactcaatgacctatgttatgcagatgacacaaccttgcttgctgaaagtgaaggggacttgaagcacttactgttgagtatcaaagactacagcctttgttATGGATTACACTTAAACATAGAGagaacaaaatcctcacaattgaaccagtaagcaatatcatgataatcggagaaaagattgaagttatcaaggatatCATTATGCCAgtcgacctagatgtcccctgaaacaatggtccccagacccctgcccctgctactctggtctgcgaagtgttttgttgtatttaggaaacttcttagcttttggtttagtccagttgtgctgtgtgttgtctttcccttcaaccaaaatagtttttgtttactatctaattagcgaataccctgtccctccctccccaccctcctaaccatcaaagaatattttctcctgtgtttaaactttttcttgagttcttataatagtggtctcatacaatatttatcctttggcaactgactaatttcactcagcataatgcctattagattcctccatgttatgagatgtttcacggattcattgttgttcttcattgttgcatagcattccattatgtcaatataccataatttgtttatccattcatccattaatgggccctttggttgcttccatctctttgctattgtaaacagtgctgcagtaaacatgggtgtgcatatatctgtttgtgtgagggctcttactgctctaggttatattctaaggtgcaggattgctggatcatatggtagttcaattttAGCTTTTAAAAGAAGTGCCAAACTGATTTCCAGCAGAACCACTGGTAGTCTTTTCCCCACATTGTGGAGGAAGAAGGAAGTACTAACAATTGTCTAGTAAGACTTAAGACGAAATTTGCAAGTAATTCAATTTTTCAGAAAATAGagacatttatttaaatattgtttAATCAGTTAGTAAAGGAATTAAATGATGGATAAAATTTTGATCTTTTTAACAGAAGGGAGATTCTTTCTCAGGACATGGAAACAATCTCTGAGATGATGAGCTTGCACACGGTACTTTAACTGGTGTTGCCCATCCCAAGGATACAGAGGGGATTCTGAGAACTCCATTTTCCACAACCAGAGTGAAGATGGAAAATGTTCTCTTGGTTGGGATTTCTTATTCACAGAGTTAGAAAGTCCAGTGCATTCTTTCAGTAGCACCAAGAGAAAAAGGCACAATAAGACTGGGAAAAGGGCATGGTGGGATAGTCACCGATGGAATGTTACATCTTCAGGATCATCAGGACCTGCTGTAGCTCTGGATCTGCCCTAAGGTCTGACCCTCCTAATGGTTGAGAGACGAAGAGCAGGTGATGCAGAAGCTGCCAGGCCAGTAGGGAGAGTGGTCGAACTAGACCACAGATCACAGGGCTTCTTAGCAGCATCTTCTTCCTTTAGAAGGGAAACACGTGTTTGTGTAAGTGGCTGAGGAGATTCTGGGTCAGTTCTCTGTGGCTACTCCTCCCTGATCTCTCCCCATCTCAGAGCCTACCCCATTAAGGGCCATGTACTTCCCTTCTGTCCCCCCTTGCCTTGTGTCTTGCACCCTCTATCAGGCTCCTGCCTCTTTTTCTGCATCAACAGAATCAGCCAGGCCTAGCTACAGGTGGTTAGGGCTCAGGACTGGAGCAAAGGGTGAATCCATCTGCTCCCTTACTCAGGTCCTGGTCTCTCCTTCCACGGCAGGGCCTGCAGGACCAGGAGGAAGCCCTGTACTAAAAGAGGGGCCTGCATCCTGGGTCCTCCAACCTGGGTAGATTGGCAGGCAAATAActttctttccccttctctctcaGCCTCTCTTTGCCCTGGTGGCAGCACACAGATATGAATGTGAATGTTCCTGCCTCCACCCCATCCATTCCTGGTGTAGCTCTGCCCCACCATTCTCCTGAGTCCACTCTATTCACATGGGTAGGCACTCAGCTGGCTCAAAATCTGGAGTCTGGCATGAGACCAGCTGCCATATGCTTTGCACCAAGGCTGAGGCAGGATTCCCTCCTTCAGAACCTAGTTCTGAACCAGGTTCTGCCTTGATTTCTGCTACCAACCCACAACATTCTCTGTGAGAATACAAAATTGACTCAAGTCTATTGGATTGGGCTTGCCAAGCCCTTTCCAGTAAGTCCCCTTTTTCTTGGGTAATTCCAGGCCCTTCTTTTGTTGATTGATGGATACCATCCACTCATTCTTGATTCCATCATGTAGAGGAAACAGGTTGTGGCCTCACTGAACTTTCAGTACTGCCCATGCCTTGTGTTCCTGCTGTCTCCACAACTCCCAGCAGGTGGGCTGCTCCTAAACAGAGACCTTGGTCTGCATCAAGCCTGACTTTGCTAAGCTGCGTTAGTAGCAACAGCTCCCAGGCCTAGGTCTGGGCCTTTCCCATTCCACTGACCTTTGGCAGTAATGATTCATCAAAACTCAGGGCTGAGTAAGCCCATGTCTTTGCTATCAAGTGGTAAGAGGTGGTATTTACCATGTGTCATATGTATGCTGAGAAGGTTCAGTGGCTGGGGGAGGGGTAGCACTCTAGCATCCACCTACCCCAAGTGTTCACACCAGGCTCCCTGCCCTGTGCCACCCTCTCAGTTCTGCCCGCAGAACCCATCACGCTAAAGGACTCAGCCTTCATTTGCAAGCAGGATTGAGCAGCCGACGGTCACGAGGAGGATCCCAGGGCTTGGCGTGATGGCTACGTTGGGTTGGGTTATGGCTGAGGCCATGGTGACTTGTGCTGAAATGGAAACAGAGGAGTGAAAGCCCTTGGCCAGACACACATTTTTTATCCCTCCTCTATGTGGCAGCCGCTGTGACAGGTCCTGTCATTGAAGATCGTTATGAGATGGGCCTGTCCTCACAGAGCTGACACTTAGTGATGGAGGCAAAAGCTTACAATACAAGCAAGTACTCTGGCTGAGCCCAAAGAGGAGGTGATGAACAAAGATGCCGTGAAGGCTTAGCAGGAGCTGAAATATGAAGTGGTTGTGAAGGGGTCCAGAAATACAACCACTGGAATAAAAAGCGACTCTAAGAAGAgggaacaaaaaaaagaaaagatctggAAACAATGATGCCCCCATGTTTGAGGCCAGCAAGAGATCCACAGTGAAGGGACCACAGGTGTCTGCAGGGACGAACAGATATCACGAGGTGAGAAGGGAAAGGGAGGATGGGGTGAAAATCCCTATGTCCATTATTCTCCCAAGAAGAACTCATTGAGGACTGGATCTGTTtctcaaagacacacacacaaacacagaaaaggaagctaCCATTTCCTTCTCTACTTCTTACTTACCTTTTGGCTCTAACATATCTTCCCAGTGCCCCAAAAACTTCTCAAGCCAtctctggcagtctccttttgAAGTATTCTCGAAAAACTTGTTCAAATCCCTGATCTTCTCCCATATCTCTCTCATTATTCTGGATCCTGGATGCCCCTCTGTCCAATTCTTGTTCACGGGGTCGAAGACGAGGAATACATATCCGTCAAAGCCAAACTTCCAGAATGCTGTGGTATTTCCATCTCCTTCACGGTAACAACACATCTGGGCCTGCAGGGTGAGAGgagctgcccccccccccccccatggaCAGAGATCACCTTCTAGTCCTAACCAATCCTTTGCCTACATCCACCTCCTTTGTTTCCCTTTTATGTCCTGGCCCTGC encodes the following:
- the LOC135232583 gene encoding UL16-binding protein 1-like; its protein translation is MALAPCTQFIPYLLLLLQLPSWTGAAPTDAHFLCYNFSSGQRSYKIQGQVDGRTFLHYESKNVTVVGHLGLKISRTEEWKDQMETLTDVADNLKQFLPNINREKIRAPLTLQAQMCCYREGDGNTTAFWKFGFDGYVFLVFDPVNKNWTEGHPGSRIMREIWEKIRDLNKFFENTSKGDCQRWLEKFLGHWEDMLEPKAQVTMASAITQPNVAITPSPGILLVTVGCSILLANEG